From the genome of Thermogutta terrifontis, one region includes:
- a CDS encoding ATP-dependent Clp protease adaptor ClpS, with amino-acid sequence MSNQEKSGESVTTLVQVLPKKKRRKKPRIQHVPRYHVVLWNDDDHTYDYVIRMLMQLFGYSFTKAYLMAEEVDKTGRCIVLTTTKEHAELKRDQIHAFGRDPLVKECRGSMTATIEPAE; translated from the coding sequence ATGAGCAACCAAGAAAAGTCGGGAGAATCCGTGACGACACTGGTCCAGGTTCTTCCGAAGAAGAAGCGCCGCAAGAAACCGCGCATTCAGCATGTTCCGCGGTATCACGTCGTCCTCTGGAATGATGACGACCACACGTACGATTACGTCATTCGCATGCTCATGCAGCTTTTCGGCTACTCCTTCACCAAGGCCTACCTGATGGCCGAGGAAGTGGACAAGACCGGCCGGTGCATTGTTCTCACCACCACCAAGGAGCATGCGGAGCTCAAACGTGACCAGATTCACGCCTTTGGGCGCGACCCACTCGTCAAAGAGTGTCGGGGTTCGATGACAGCCACCATCGAACCGGCAGAGTAA
- a CDS encoding dipeptidase codes for MRDIDRVIAYLQSEQQAAVDRLCQFLRIPSVSADSKYASDVRRAAEWVGSFLRDAGLKTETIENHGHPLILAETPHQDGLPIVLIYGHYDVQPAENIHLWTSSPFEPTIRNGAIYARGASDDKGQLLTHMLSVQAWKQVTGSWPVNFKFIVEGEEETGSHVLQRFLEQAGDRLACDCVVISDGSQFGPDQPAITYGLRGIAYFELRVFGPSHDLHSGAFGGTVTNPANALAQMLAGLVDDQGRVNIPGFYDDVEPPTPEERERLRQLPFDEKAFWQSLGVDSAVGEVGYSVLERRWIRPTYDVCGIWGGYQGEGAKTVIPAEAGAKISFRLVPRQQPGRVRELLERRLKELCPPGVRFQLIDLHGSPAVVTPLDSPFIKAAEKALRAVFPNPPVFTREGGSIPIVSKFQERLRADVLLLGWGQYDDNAHGPDEKFLLADFHRGTLASAYLWEEIREIANTRK; via the coding sequence GTGCGCGACATTGATCGAGTTATTGCCTATCTGCAATCAGAACAGCAGGCCGCCGTTGATCGCCTCTGCCAGTTTTTACGAATCCCCAGTGTCAGCGCGGACAGCAAATATGCCAGCGATGTCCGTCGTGCCGCGGAATGGGTGGGCAGCTTCCTCCGCGATGCGGGTTTGAAAACGGAGACAATTGAAAACCATGGGCACCCCCTCATTTTGGCGGAAACCCCCCATCAAGACGGGCTTCCCATCGTCCTCATTTACGGCCATTATGACGTGCAACCAGCCGAAAACATTCATCTTTGGACCAGCTCGCCGTTCGAACCCACCATCCGTAACGGAGCGATCTACGCGCGGGGTGCCAGTGACGACAAAGGGCAGCTTCTGACACACATGCTGTCGGTGCAGGCGTGGAAACAGGTTACCGGAAGTTGGCCCGTTAACTTTAAGTTCATTGTCGAAGGTGAGGAGGAAACCGGCAGCCACGTGCTGCAGCGGTTTCTCGAACAGGCGGGCGATCGTCTGGCGTGCGATTGCGTGGTGATCAGCGATGGCAGCCAGTTTGGGCCGGATCAGCCCGCCATCACCTACGGTTTGCGAGGGATAGCCTATTTTGAGCTTCGAGTCTTCGGGCCTTCTCACGATCTGCATTCCGGGGCCTTCGGGGGCACCGTCACCAATCCCGCTAACGCGCTGGCCCAAATGCTCGCCGGGTTGGTGGATGACCAAGGACGGGTGAATATTCCCGGCTTTTACGACGACGTCGAACCACCCACCCCTGAAGAGCGGGAGCGATTACGCCAGTTGCCTTTTGACGAAAAGGCGTTCTGGCAGAGTCTGGGAGTTGATTCGGCAGTGGGCGAGGTTGGCTACAGCGTCCTGGAGCGGCGGTGGATTCGGCCTACTTACGACGTTTGCGGAATCTGGGGTGGCTACCAGGGTGAAGGGGCCAAGACGGTCATCCCCGCCGAAGCGGGCGCCAAGATCAGTTTTCGCTTAGTTCCCAGGCAGCAGCCAGGTCGAGTACGGGAACTCCTTGAAAGACGCTTGAAGGAACTCTGTCCCCCAGGGGTCCGCTTCCAGCTCATCGATCTCCACGGATCACCAGCGGTGGTAACGCCGCTGGACAGCCCATTCATCAAAGCGGCCGAGAAAGCCCTTCGAGCGGTGTTTCCCAATCCACCTGTGTTTACCCGGGAAGGAGGCTCGATCCCTATCGTCAGCAAGTTCCAGGAGCGGCTCCGGGCGGACGTTTTGCTTTTGGGCTGGGGGCAGTACGACGACAACGCGCACGGCCCCGACGAGAAATTCCTCCTGGCCGATTTCCATCGCGGAACGCTTGCCAGCGCCTATCTTTGGGAAGAAATCCGCGAAATCGCGAACACTCGGAAATAG
- the serS gene encoding serine--tRNA ligase has translation MLDRRFVLENVEAVKRNCEIRGVRVDVDRFVALETRRRELQAQLDELNHKANQIAKSIARCASEEDRQARREEGRQVREQAAAVERELRSLEEEATALLKQIPNMTHPDAPIGDASASREVGRGKWPVRTFDFPVKDHVEIAEKLDLIDFEAGARVAGHGFYFLKNEAVLLELALQRFAVDILRQEGFVITTTPDLARNEILEGIGFLPRGPETQIYSIENSDLSLVATAEITLGGYYAGHIFEADQLPLKMAGISHCFRTEAGAHGRATRGIYRVHQFTKVEMFAFTLPEQSDPMLEYFRSIECRIFDDLGIPYRVIDTASGDLGGPAYRKYDLEAWMPGRGEFGEVTSTSNCTDYQARRLDIRYRIKGERGTKFVHTLNGTAIAISRALIAILENYQQADGSVLIPDVLRPYVGLEKIGPR, from the coding sequence ATGCTCGACCGACGATTTGTGCTGGAAAATGTCGAAGCCGTCAAGCGGAATTGCGAAATCCGTGGCGTGCGGGTGGATGTGGACCGTTTTGTTGCGCTGGAGACACGTCGCCGGGAATTGCAGGCGCAACTCGACGAATTGAACCATAAGGCCAACCAAATTGCGAAGTCCATCGCTCGTTGTGCCAGTGAAGAGGATCGCCAGGCCCGACGCGAAGAAGGGCGGCAGGTGCGCGAACAGGCCGCGGCGGTGGAGAGGGAGCTCCGTTCCCTCGAGGAAGAAGCGACGGCACTCCTCAAGCAAATTCCCAATATGACTCACCCCGACGCACCGATCGGCGATGCTTCCGCGTCACGGGAGGTGGGACGGGGCAAATGGCCGGTGCGAACATTCGACTTTCCTGTCAAGGATCATGTGGAAATCGCGGAAAAACTGGACCTCATCGATTTCGAGGCCGGGGCGCGGGTGGCCGGACACGGGTTTTATTTCCTCAAGAATGAAGCGGTCCTGCTCGAACTGGCGCTCCAGCGATTCGCGGTGGATATTCTTCGTCAGGAGGGCTTCGTCATCACGACCACCCCGGATCTCGCACGCAACGAGATCCTCGAAGGCATCGGCTTCCTTCCGAGGGGGCCCGAAACGCAGATTTACAGCATCGAAAACAGCGATCTCAGTCTGGTTGCGACAGCCGAAATCACTCTCGGCGGTTATTATGCAGGCCACATCTTCGAGGCGGATCAGCTTCCTCTCAAGATGGCCGGGATCAGTCACTGTTTTCGTACCGAAGCGGGTGCGCATGGACGGGCCACCCGCGGTATTTATCGCGTCCACCAGTTTACCAAGGTAGAAATGTTCGCCTTCACCTTGCCGGAGCAGAGTGATCCCATGCTCGAATACTTCCGCAGTATCGAGTGCCGGATTTTTGATGACCTTGGAATTCCGTATCGGGTCATCGACACAGCCTCCGGTGATTTGGGCGGCCCCGCCTATCGAAAATACGATCTGGAGGCCTGGATGCCCGGCCGAGGAGAATTCGGCGAGGTCACCAGCACGTCGAATTGCACGGACTATCAGGCCCGGCGTCTGGATATTCGCTACCGTATTAAAGGCGAACGCGGGACCAAATTCGTCCATACTTTGAACGGTACGGCCATCGCGATCAGCCGGGCGCTGATTGCCATTTTGGAGAACTACCAGCAGGCCGACGGTTCGGTTCTCATCCCCGACGTACTTCGCCCCTACGTCGGTTTAGAGAAAATCGGCCCCCGGTGA
- a CDS encoding 2-isopropylmalate synthase, giving the protein MYDDEVPKPSTTRRIIIFDTTLRDGEQSPGCSMNLQEKLEVAHALAQLGVDVIEAGFPIASPGDFEAVKAIAQEIRGPVICGLARCREADIDRAWEALRWAESPRIHVFLATSAIHREHKLRMTKEQIIELAVAGVRRAAKYCSNVEFSPEDAARTEIDFLCQVVEAAIDAGATTVNIPDTVGYAVPSQMYRLIKTLRERVPNIDKAVISVHCHDDLGMAVANSLAAIQAGAGQVECTINGIGERAGNCALEEIVMALRVRQDVFHADTGVVSQRLVPTSRLVAGITGMVVQRNKAIVGQNAFAHEAGIHQDGILKEPRTYEIMRPEDVGFSRSDLVLGKHSGRAALAARAKALGYELTPEQLDRVFQEFKILADKKKEVYDGDLAALIEQQTRVVPDTWTLESYSLTVGTQQVPEVTMTLRRADNEVRTVTLSAGDGPVDAVFLAIEKLTGISVACRDFHVHSVTVGKDALGEVQVQVEYNGDIYRGRGVSTDSLEASAKAFLNAINRILAKNHHPKATAAEPAG; this is encoded by the coding sequence ATGTACGACGACGAAGTCCCAAAACCGAGCACAACTCGACGGATCATCATATTCGACACCACACTGCGGGATGGCGAGCAATCGCCGGGATGCAGCATGAACCTCCAGGAAAAACTGGAGGTCGCCCATGCACTGGCCCAACTGGGCGTGGATGTCATTGAAGCAGGTTTCCCCATTGCCTCACCCGGCGATTTTGAGGCCGTCAAAGCCATTGCCCAGGAAATTCGCGGACCGGTAATCTGTGGTTTGGCCCGATGTCGCGAAGCAGACATCGATCGGGCATGGGAAGCCCTTCGCTGGGCTGAATCTCCCAGAATTCACGTCTTCCTGGCCACCAGCGCCATCCATCGCGAGCACAAGTTGCGCATGACCAAGGAACAGATCATTGAGCTGGCCGTCGCCGGTGTCCGCCGGGCAGCCAAATACTGTTCCAACGTCGAGTTCTCGCCCGAGGATGCCGCTCGCACGGAAATAGATTTCCTCTGTCAGGTTGTGGAAGCCGCGATCGATGCGGGAGCCACCACCGTCAATATTCCGGATACGGTTGGGTACGCTGTGCCCTCGCAGATGTACCGATTGATAAAGACGCTCCGCGAACGGGTGCCCAATATCGATAAAGCCGTCATCAGTGTTCACTGCCATGATGACCTCGGCATGGCCGTCGCCAACAGCCTGGCCGCCATTCAAGCCGGTGCCGGGCAGGTGGAGTGCACGATTAACGGGATCGGAGAACGGGCAGGCAACTGCGCTCTGGAAGAAATTGTGATGGCCCTCCGTGTGCGACAGGACGTGTTCCATGCGGACACCGGAGTGGTCAGCCAGCGGCTGGTCCCCACCAGTCGCCTGGTGGCCGGGATTACGGGAATGGTGGTCCAGCGAAATAAGGCCATCGTCGGGCAAAACGCGTTTGCGCACGAGGCCGGAATTCATCAGGACGGCATTCTCAAAGAGCCACGGACGTACGAGATCATGCGGCCGGAAGATGTCGGCTTCTCCCGAAGCGACCTGGTATTGGGCAAGCACAGCGGTCGCGCGGCCCTGGCAGCCCGGGCTAAAGCGCTGGGTTATGAATTAACGCCGGAGCAACTCGACCGCGTCTTCCAGGAGTTTAAAATTCTGGCCGACAAAAAGAAGGAAGTCTATGACGGCGATCTGGCGGCCCTCATCGAGCAGCAGACGCGCGTTGTGCCGGATACCTGGACCCTTGAATCGTACTCGCTCACAGTGGGCACACAGCAGGTTCCCGAGGTAACTATGACGTTGCGCCGGGCCGACAACGAAGTCCGCACGGTCACTCTCAGTGCAGGCGACGGTCCCGTGGATGCCGTCTTTCTGGCCATCGAAAAACTCACGGGGATTTCTGTGGCCTGTCGGGATTTTCATGTCCACAGCGTGACCGTCGGAAAGGACGCCCTGGGTGAGGTCCAGGTGCAGGTGGAGTATAATGGCGACATCTACCGAGGTCGCGGAGTTTCCACGGATAGCCTGGAGGCCAGCGCCAAGGCGTTTCTGAATGCGATCAACCGGATCCTGGCGAAAAACCATCATCCCAAGGCGACGGCAGCGGAGCCTGCAGGCTGA
- a CDS encoding 4Fe-4S binding protein, translating into MSRGPTLAEVHRQDNDGQIGVSKNHERKPSCRWFASRTSPTHPVSEIKALRWIVRFAILAGTIVIVLAGQALRSGLATLPAGLSFTIAVCKLIVTGGLSVTGWLALFVGVVVAFKLRWFCRWMCPLGTCNELSTWLGKKVGLRRPSVPHLGHYLVFATLAGAFAGFPVLLWLDPLALFSSIGQPFSSSPVLLAIGMSGVLTAVGLSFLFPGVWCSRICPLGGFQEVVFVLRRSALGLLARVFAPRRPRPTTTEGQRVDGSFAQDRRARQAVSGHPDLSPVATLSGRGFRCGRGRFRVRISLRVPPTGLWSGRLAKCISANHTGEDNSTGGRRTLAEVVAQPARQL; encoded by the coding sequence GTGAGCAGGGGGCCTACCTTGGCTGAGGTGCATCGCCAGGATAACGATGGTCAGATAGGAGTTTCCAAGAACCATGAGCGAAAGCCATCGTGTCGATGGTTCGCCAGCCGTACGTCGCCGACGCACCCCGTAAGTGAGATTAAGGCTCTTCGCTGGATCGTGCGATTTGCCATTCTCGCAGGGACGATTGTTATTGTTCTGGCTGGCCAAGCACTGCGTAGTGGACTCGCCACTTTGCCTGCAGGGTTGAGTTTTACTATTGCCGTGTGCAAGTTAATCGTTACCGGGGGCTTGTCGGTGACCGGATGGCTCGCCCTGTTTGTGGGAGTCGTCGTGGCTTTCAAACTGCGTTGGTTCTGCCGTTGGATGTGTCCCCTGGGGACATGCAACGAGCTATCGACGTGGCTGGGAAAGAAGGTGGGCTTGCGGCGTCCATCCGTACCACATTTGGGGCACTATTTGGTATTTGCAACCCTCGCTGGTGCTTTCGCGGGATTCCCCGTCTTGCTTTGGCTCGACCCACTCGCCCTATTCAGCAGCATAGGGCAACCGTTTTCTTCCAGTCCGGTGCTTCTTGCGATTGGAATGAGTGGCGTGCTGACCGCCGTGGGACTGAGTTTTCTGTTCCCTGGGGTGTGGTGTTCCCGGATCTGTCCCTTGGGTGGTTTTCAGGAGGTGGTATTCGTCCTTCGGCGGAGTGCACTCGGCCTTCTTGCCCGGGTGTTCGCACCACGACGCCCACGACCCACAACGACCGAGGGTCAGCGAGTCGACGGTTCCTTCGCCCAAGACCGAAGGGCAAGGCAAGCCGTATCGGGTCATCCCGATCTTTCCCCTGTTGCGACCTTATCTGGACGAGGCTTTCGATGCGGCCGAGGTAGGTTCAGAGTACGTATTTCCCTACGAGTACCGCCGACGGGCTTATGGTCCGGCAGGTTAGCGAAATGCATCTCTGCGAACCACACTGGCGAAGATAATTCGACGGGCGGGCGTAGAACCTTGGCCGAAGTTGTGGCACAACCTGCGCGCCAGTTGTGA
- a CDS encoding FAD-dependent oxidoreductase — translation MNPMNRRNWLKAIGALSAMGSMGVLPSASGENQQVAPIGESSGFTSSVLDPHKVQDTQFTARLVNGRVIQPQRELPLLSQCEVLVVGGGPAGVSAAIAARRAGARVTLVERYGHFGGLWTGGLVLLVLGHIVKGGKQVCMGIGEEMMQRLEKLPGGIINRGPGKNPTVDAEALKYVMVEMIEEAGVEVFLHAWGVDAILEGNTVRGAVFESKSGRQAILADVVIDATGDGDIFAAAGAEFEHRTHNVGLVSRIGNLDRIDPSRAPAGNRPKRLGSPTPAPGVNWVNLIGPEVDGLDVRTLTRMEMSHRKFIWRNVQQARQVPGYESLYLVETAPQLGVRITRVLNGVATVRYADLKAGRRFDDVVAVGGSTDGQHGEWQVPYGALVPKKVENVLAAGRCISAEMQMADLVRLIPNCCATGHAAGVAAAVAVKDRCSPRQVEVPKVQKILREQGAYLG, via the coding sequence ATGAATCCGATGAACAGAAGAAACTGGCTGAAGGCGATCGGCGCACTTAGCGCGATGGGCAGCATGGGCGTTTTGCCCTCAGCTTCGGGGGAGAACCAGCAGGTTGCACCGATCGGCGAGTCATCAGGATTTACGAGCAGTGTGTTGGACCCCCACAAAGTGCAAGACACTCAATTCACGGCCAGGCTTGTGAACGGGCGTGTTATTCAACCTCAGCGCGAATTGCCGTTGCTTTCGCAATGCGAAGTCCTTGTCGTTGGGGGTGGTCCCGCCGGGGTATCTGCCGCCATTGCCGCGCGGCGTGCCGGGGCACGTGTTACGCTTGTCGAACGCTATGGTCACTTTGGGGGATTATGGACCGGTGGGTTGGTGCTCCTTGTGCTCGGACACATTGTGAAGGGCGGGAAACAGGTTTGCATGGGAATCGGCGAAGAGATGATGCAGCGGCTGGAGAAGCTGCCCGGCGGTATTATCAATCGTGGTCCCGGAAAGAACCCCACTGTGGACGCCGAGGCCCTGAAGTACGTGATGGTAGAGATGATCGAGGAGGCTGGGGTGGAAGTCTTCCTACACGCCTGGGGCGTGGACGCTATTCTCGAGGGAAACACCGTGCGGGGTGCTGTGTTTGAGAGTAAGTCCGGACGACAGGCCATCCTCGCCGATGTTGTCATCGACGCCACAGGCGACGGGGACATTTTTGCCGCAGCCGGAGCCGAGTTTGAACACCGCACACACAATGTGGGGTTGGTTTCGCGGATCGGTAATCTGGATCGGATCGACCCATCTCGCGCACCGGCGGGCAATCGTCCCAAGCGGCTTGGTAGCCCGACTCCTGCCCCTGGGGTCAACTGGGTCAATCTAATTGGACCAGAAGTGGATGGACTTGACGTGCGAACCCTGACCCGCATGGAAATGTCGCACCGGAAATTCATTTGGCGGAATGTCCAGCAAGCGCGGCAGGTTCCCGGCTACGAATCGCTTTATCTGGTCGAGACAGCACCTCAATTGGGTGTTCGGATCACTCGGGTCTTGAATGGTGTAGCCACCGTTCGATACGCCGATTTGAAGGCCGGACGGCGTTTTGACGATGTGGTTGCTGTCGGTGGCTCGACCGACGGCCAGCATGGGGAATGGCAGGTTCCTTACGGCGCACTCGTACCCAAGAAGGTCGAAAACGTGCTCGCAGCCGGACGTTGCATCAGTGCCGAAATGCAAATGGCTGATTTGGTACGTTTGATCCCCAACTGTTGCGCCACTGGCCATGCCGCCGGAGTCGCCGCTGCCGTGGCCGTGAAGGATCGCTGCTCGCCCCGTCAGGTCGAAGTCCCCAAAGTTCAGAAGATTCTTCGTGAGCAGGGGGCCTACCTTGGCTGA
- a CDS encoding TspO/MBR family protein — MRTAKDWVGLVVFVGVCLAVGFLGSLATAPQVDGWYRTLNKPTWNPPSSVFGPVWTTLFITMGIAAWLVWKQTGFRAGNVPLGLFGLQLVLNAAWSWIFFGMHRPDLAFIEILVLWLAIVATMWAFFRYSRLAGWLLTPYLAWVSFAAVLNFTIWRMNT; from the coding sequence ATGAGAACGGCTAAAGACTGGGTTGGGCTTGTCGTGTTTGTTGGTGTATGCCTTGCGGTGGGCTTTTTGGGGTCGCTTGCCACAGCTCCACAAGTCGATGGGTGGTACAGGACGCTCAACAAACCTACATGGAACCCACCGAGCAGTGTTTTCGGACCAGTATGGACCACGCTTTTTATCACAATGGGCATCGCTGCCTGGTTGGTTTGGAAGCAAACCGGATTCAGGGCGGGAAACGTCCCGCTCGGCCTGTTTGGACTCCAGCTTGTCCTCAATGCGGCCTGGTCCTGGATCTTCTTTGGCATGCACAGGCCCGATTTGGCGTTTATTGAAATCCTCGTTCTCTGGCTCGCCATCGTGGCGACAATGTGGGCTTTTTTCCGCTATTCGCGCCTCGCGGGTTGGCTCTTAACACCGTACCTGGCCTGGGTCAGCTTTGCCGCGGTATTGAACTTCACGATCTGGCGAATGAACACATAG
- a CDS encoding transposase, with translation MWCALSDPVTQELMHDSHVVQQVVALGLRKDASPAETTICRFRQLLEDCR, from the coding sequence ATTTGGTGCGCCCTGTCGGACCCGGTGACGCAAGAGTTGATGCACGATAGCCATGTGGTACAGCAAGTTGTGGCCTTGGGCCTACGGAAAGACGCCTCGCCGGCCGAGACGACCATTTGCCGCTTTCGGCAGTTGCTTGAGGACTGTCGGTAG